One Paenibacillus sp. FSL W8-0186 genomic window carries:
- a CDS encoding phosphatidylglycerophosphatase A, whose product MDQPKAKVPYTLNSKKVADATMEWLHKRGVTLGEIAELVMLLQQKYYPNLTMEECIHNVEQVLSKREVQNAVLTGIQLDILAEQGLLIPELQDMIANDEGLYGVDEILAFSIVNVYGSIGFTNYGYVDKLKPGVLERLNDKSLGPCNTFLDDIVGAIAASASSRIAHRKQAEREKEQGEETIDSDR is encoded by the coding sequence ATGGACCAACCAAAAGCAAAAGTGCCTTATACTTTGAACAGTAAAAAGGTAGCTGATGCCACCATGGAGTGGCTGCATAAACGCGGGGTGACACTCGGCGAAATTGCCGAGCTGGTTATGCTGCTGCAGCAGAAGTATTACCCAAACCTGACTATGGAGGAGTGCATCCACAACGTGGAGCAGGTTCTCAGCAAGAGAGAGGTCCAAAATGCCGTGCTGACAGGCATTCAACTGGATATTTTGGCAGAGCAAGGGCTTCTGATTCCAGAGCTGCAGGATATGATCGCCAATGACGAAGGTTTGTACGGCGTCGATGAAATTTTAGCATTCTCCATCGTTAACGTTTACGGAAGCATCGGTTTTACGAACTATGGCTATGTGGACAAGCTTAAACCCGGCGTCTTGGAGCGGCTGAACGATAAAAGCCTAGGCCCCTGCAACACGTTTCTTGACGATATCGTTGGAGCCATTGCCGCTTCAGCGAGCAGCCGGATCGCCCACCGCAAACAGGCGGAGCGCGAGAAGGAACAGGGCGAAGAAACGATCGATTCGGACCGCTAA
- a CDS encoding XTP/dITP diphosphatase — protein MNHSQESVIIVATRNQGKVREFAHALAFLGKPVKSMYDYPEVPEVVEDGKTFAENARKKAKEVGDFLGQTVLADDSGLCVDKLEGAPGVYSARYAGEGASDEDNNAKLLSELEHMRLGEDTEQPLLSTARFVCHLALYNPATGEFTEASGTVEGWITSEPAGEGGFGYDPLFYLPEYEKTLAELTVSEKQAISHRGAALRQLAQQMEDMNK, from the coding sequence ATGAACCATAGCCAGGAATCAGTTATTATTGTAGCCACCCGGAATCAGGGGAAAGTGAGGGAATTTGCCCATGCGCTTGCCTTTTTGGGCAAGCCCGTGAAGAGCATGTACGACTATCCCGAGGTTCCGGAAGTGGTCGAGGACGGCAAGACGTTTGCGGAGAACGCACGCAAGAAGGCAAAGGAAGTGGGCGATTTCCTTGGCCAGACTGTGCTGGCCGATGATTCGGGGTTATGCGTGGACAAGCTGGAAGGCGCGCCTGGCGTTTATTCGGCTCGCTATGCTGGGGAAGGGGCTTCGGATGAGGACAACAATGCTAAGCTTCTGAGCGAATTGGAGCACATGCGGCTAGGGGAAGATACGGAGCAGCCGCTGCTTAGCACGGCCCGGTTCGTGTGTCATCTTGCCCTGTATAATCCGGCGACGGGGGAGTTTACAGAGGCTTCTGGAACGGTGGAAGGCTGGATTACATCAGAGCCGGCCGGAGAAGGCGGATTCGGATATGATCCGCTGTTTTATCTGCCGGAGTACGAGAAAACCCTTGCCGAGCTAACCGTCTCGGAGAAGCAGGCGATCAGCCATCGCGGTGCGGCATTACGCCAGCTGGCCCAGCAAATGGAGGACATGAATAAATAA
- the cmpA gene encoding cortex morphogenetic protein CmpA: MPNWLSNQMMRAFHKKDRRQIRLLNDCWFFYYSRRKDNNENNQLQ; the protein is encoded by the coding sequence TTGCCCAATTGGCTCAGCAACCAGATGATGCGCGCCTTTCATAAAAAAGACCGGCGTCAAATTCGCCTGCTTAATGACTGTTGGTTTTTTTATTATAGCCGCCGTAAAGATAACAATGAAAACAACCAGCTTCAGTAG
- a CDS encoding GerMN domain-containing protein has translation MNWNRSLRNTAVAGMLALPLLLTACNPFAAKSSGQIDPPPADVEYEMLRNLEAQDQTSLSTDGLMSTVYLENEHGLLAPVALRLPDEDSSTQLTRALESLVKDGPYAKLIPEGFTGVLPEGTEVEAVTLQKDQQLAIVEFTEPFTNYDARDERKIMEALAWTLTENPDVQQVQLWVDGAKLNEMPVDGTPLDRPLTRALGINLEISSGTSLSLSSPVTVYFSAATPEGVQYFVPVTRFVSSTTDRVQSALHELIKGPAQGEGLERVVTDNTSVDSIDVSQDGIVTVAISDDMFEPGERVPAQMLQSLVLTVTENTQKEQVRIWLNGEKDVIGLDNQKYSEPVSRPETINEIPL, from the coding sequence ATGAATTGGAACCGCTCATTACGCAATACTGCCGTAGCGGGAATGCTCGCGCTTCCGTTATTGCTGACAGCCTGTAATCCTTTTGCCGCAAAATCGTCGGGTCAAATCGATCCTCCGCCTGCAGATGTTGAATACGAGATGCTGAGGAATCTTGAAGCGCAAGATCAGACAAGCCTGAGTACGGACGGTTTAATGTCCACCGTCTATTTGGAGAACGAGCACGGTTTACTTGCTCCGGTAGCCCTGCGGCTGCCTGATGAAGACAGCAGCACGCAGTTGACAAGGGCACTGGAGAGCTTGGTGAAGGACGGTCCTTACGCCAAGCTTATTCCGGAAGGATTTACTGGTGTGCTGCCGGAAGGGACGGAAGTCGAGGCCGTTACGCTGCAGAAGGATCAGCAGCTGGCAATCGTTGAATTCACGGAGCCATTCACAAATTACGATGCCCGTGATGAGCGCAAGATTATGGAGGCTCTTGCCTGGACGTTAACGGAGAATCCGGACGTTCAGCAGGTTCAGCTCTGGGTTGACGGAGCCAAATTGAACGAAATGCCTGTGGATGGGACGCCTCTGGATCGGCCATTGACGCGTGCTTTAGGCATCAACTTGGAAATCAGCAGCGGCACAAGCCTTTCGCTGAGCAGTCCGGTCACTGTGTATTTCTCAGCTGCGACACCGGAGGGAGTGCAATATTTTGTACCGGTTACCCGTTTTGTCTCAAGTACCACCGACCGGGTTCAATCGGCGCTGCATGAGCTGATTAAAGGACCGGCCCAGGGCGAAGGACTGGAGCGGGTCGTAACGGATAATACTAGCGTCGACAGTATTGACGTATCCCAGGATGGGATCGTTACTGTAGCAATCAGTGACGATATGTTTGAGCCCGGGGAGAGAGTTCCCGCCCAAATGCTGCAATCGCTTGTTCTTACCGTAACGGAGAATACACAGAAAGAACAGGTACGGATCTGGCTGAATGGCGAAAAAGATGTCATTGGGCTTGATAACCAGAAATACAGCGAGCCGGTTTCCAGGCCGGAAACCATTAACGAAATCCCTCTGTGA
- a CDS encoding MBL fold metallo-hydrolase: MTARRFQEWAEAGVIQIPISMAPPLRQVNSYLLRGPEGVTIIDPGPRTDVTEQEWKEVLRELGLQPADIAAIVLTHHHPDHFGLAGYLQQLTQAPVYMSARSYEEAERMWGAKSTVNEALPALFRQHGMPEEWLSQLPSHLHSFMAQVTPFPEVTFVMEGSPIAMGGGNWEPIVTGGHAPGHMSYYNRSSKIMICGDAVLPQISPNISLVPGSEPDPLQSFMDSLKRLGAYEVSMAFPGHRSPFDYFNERIRLLIQHHEQRLERMEQLLLEKPMTGFEVCSAVFGTKLGIHQMRFAMSETLAHLLELVRQGRTALEETGWNGELQFRALQESYRTR; this comes from the coding sequence ATGACGGCCAGGCGATTTCAGGAGTGGGCCGAGGCTGGTGTGATTCAAATTCCAATTTCCATGGCTCCGCCGCTGCGGCAGGTGAACAGTTATCTGCTTCGCGGTCCAGAGGGAGTCACTATTATAGATCCAGGGCCGCGAACGGATGTGACGGAGCAGGAATGGAAAGAAGTCTTAAGGGAGCTTGGGCTTCAACCAGCCGATATTGCAGCGATTGTCCTCACCCATCATCACCCCGATCATTTCGGACTGGCCGGGTATTTGCAGCAATTGACCCAAGCTCCGGTCTACATGTCCGCTCGCTCGTATGAAGAAGCCGAGCGAATGTGGGGAGCGAAAAGTACGGTTAATGAGGCGCTGCCCGCCCTGTTTCGGCAGCATGGCATGCCTGAAGAGTGGTTGAGCCAGCTGCCGTCGCATTTGCACAGCTTTATGGCTCAAGTGACGCCTTTCCCCGAAGTTACTTTTGTAATGGAAGGCAGCCCAATCGCCATGGGAGGGGGGAACTGGGAGCCTATTGTTACCGGCGGTCATGCTCCCGGTCATATGTCGTATTATAATCGGAGCAGCAAAATCATGATCTGCGGCGATGCCGTACTGCCGCAAATATCTCCCAACATCAGCTTAGTGCCCGGCAGCGAGCCGGATCCGCTGCAGTCCTTTATGGATAGCTTGAAGCGGTTGGGTGCTTACGAAGTCAGTATGGCTTTTCCAGGACACCGCAGTCCGTTTGATTATTTCAATGAGCGGATTCGTTTGTTAATCCAGCATCATGAGCAGCGGTTGGAGCGAATGGAACAGCTGCTGCTGGAGAAGCCAATGACAGGCTTCGAGGTGTGCAGCGCCGTATTTGGAACCAAGCTGGGCATCCATCAAATGCGGTTTGCGATGTCGGAGACTCTGGCTCATTTGCTTGAGCTTGTCCGCCAAGGCCGCACGGCCTTGGAAGAGACGGGCTGGAACGGGGAGCTCCAATTCAGGGCATTGCAGGAATCTTATAGAACTCGTTAG
- a CDS encoding class I SAM-dependent methyltransferase, with translation MAEWYERSFGEDYLLVYKHRDVQGAKREVHTMISWLDLPAGAKVLDLCCGMGRHSMALVEAGYEVTGVDLSDVLLREARKNDPNGRVIWLKGDMRQLPLESGFDAVVNLFSSFGYFEEDTEHIKVLKEIRRVLKPGGQFIIDFLNPAYTVEHLVPRSERVDEGQHIIEERSIQNGYVKKHITIRNMDSGTTDEPRHYLERIKLYNRADFTEMLNNSGLQLEHVYGGYGDIPYEPETSPRMIMVGRSL, from the coding sequence ATGGCGGAGTGGTATGAACGCAGCTTCGGTGAAGATTATTTACTTGTCTATAAACATCGCGACGTGCAAGGAGCGAAACGCGAAGTACATACGATGATTTCTTGGCTGGATTTGCCTGCAGGGGCAAAGGTGCTAGATCTTTGCTGCGGCATGGGACGACACTCCATGGCGTTGGTTGAAGCGGGTTACGAGGTTACGGGAGTGGATTTATCGGACGTGCTGCTGCGGGAGGCGCGGAAAAATGATCCCAATGGCCGCGTTATCTGGCTAAAGGGCGATATGCGCCAATTGCCGCTTGAGAGCGGTTTTGACGCCGTTGTCAACCTGTTCTCTTCCTTTGGCTACTTTGAGGAGGATACGGAGCATATCAAGGTATTAAAGGAAATTCGCAGAGTATTGAAGCCGGGCGGACAATTTATTATTGATTTCCTAAATCCGGCATATACGGTGGAGCATCTGGTGCCTCGCTCCGAGCGGGTGGATGAAGGACAGCACATTATAGAAGAGCGCAGCATCCAGAACGGATACGTGAAGAAACATATAACGATCCGGAATATGGACTCGGGGACGACGGATGAACCGAGACATTATTTGGAACGAATCAAACTGTATAATCGGGCGGATTTTACCGAAATGTTGAATAACAGCGGCCTGCAATTGGAGCATGTTTATGGGGGCTACGGCGATATTCCCTATGAGCCGGAAACGTCTCCCCGCATGATCATGGTCGGTAGATCCCTATGA
- a CDS encoding SprT family protein, whose amino-acid sequence MTDEQLQAWVEEISLRSFGLPFRHEARFNRRLRSTGGRYFMKSHHIEINPAQLAAYGVEEVEKIIKHELCHYHLHIMGRGYRHRDPEFKALLNRVGGSRYCQSLPGDQGRRTLPYRYMLKCTSCGMEYLRKRRVDPRRYRCGKCSGSLHLSSYGQQN is encoded by the coding sequence ATGACGGATGAACAACTACAGGCCTGGGTCGAGGAGATTTCGCTTCGCAGCTTTGGGTTGCCTTTTCGCCATGAAGCCAGGTTTAACCGGAGGCTCAGATCGACAGGCGGCAGATATTTCATGAAGTCCCACCATATCGAGATTAATCCGGCCCAGCTGGCTGCTTACGGGGTAGAGGAAGTGGAGAAAATCATTAAGCATGAGCTATGCCATTATCATTTGCATATTATGGGCAGAGGCTACAGACACCGGGACCCGGAATTCAAAGCGTTATTAAATCGGGTAGGGGGAAGCAGATACTGTCAATCGCTGCCTGGAGACCAGGGCAGAAGAACATTGCCTTATCGGTATATGCTCAAGTGTACAAGCTGCGGTATGGAATATTTGCGCAAACGCCGCGTTGATCCTCGGCGATACCGCTGCGGTAAATGCTCGGGAAGCCTTCATCTGTCGAGTTATGGGCAGCAGAATTGA
- a CDS encoding peptidylprolyl isomerase: MDDKDKKELESVEGAEQEQGSDSAEPGTADEAVTGSDTGAGTEEGVNADDSKEAEAAAEGSAEAEAQVDFTEPEAVQAIEAIEPTQAAAKPDYFFDGQANTGAGSTPPPSSSSSKAWPIISLILAAGLVIALVFPLLNNKKDVVATVNGTKITQDELYNELVKAGGGEQAKQALNAMVMKTLITQEAKKKNIVVTEEDINAEIDNYIKSFGSLEMLEQMLQQYGMTMDDLKQDSEMNVMITKLLEDKTNVTEDEVKQTFETYKESFSTPEQVRASIILVETEDEANEVIQQLKNGKDFAEIAKDKSLDTFTKDSGGDTGFFERGQVEPAVEEAAFKLQQDEISGAVKTDEGYKVIKLTDRKEAKEGTFEENKEEIRKGLVAQQVQELFGDWYNELESQAKITNKLTGADTANSDNSAS; encoded by the coding sequence ATGGATGATAAAGATAAGAAGGAACTGGAATCAGTAGAGGGGGCAGAACAAGAGCAAGGAAGCGATTCTGCTGAACCGGGAACAGCTGATGAGGCAGTAACGGGATCGGATACAGGAGCTGGAACCGAAGAAGGCGTAAATGCAGATGACAGCAAGGAGGCAGAAGCGGCTGCTGAAGGTAGTGCGGAAGCAGAAGCTCAGGTAGACTTCACGGAACCGGAAGCTGTTCAAGCGATCGAGGCGATTGAGCCAACACAGGCTGCGGCCAAGCCGGATTATTTTTTTGACGGACAAGCCAATACAGGGGCAGGATCTACGCCACCCCCATCTTCCAGTTCGTCCAAAGCGTGGCCGATCATCTCTCTGATTCTAGCCGCTGGGCTGGTGATTGCATTGGTATTTCCACTGCTGAATAACAAGAAGGATGTTGTGGCTACGGTTAACGGTACTAAAATTACGCAGGATGAACTGTATAATGAACTTGTGAAGGCTGGCGGCGGAGAGCAAGCCAAGCAAGCGCTGAATGCTATGGTTATGAAGACTTTGATCACGCAGGAGGCCAAGAAAAAGAATATCGTAGTGACGGAAGAAGATATCAACGCGGAAATCGATAACTATATCAAATCCTTCGGCAGCCTTGAAATGCTGGAGCAAATGCTTCAGCAGTATGGCATGACGATGGATGATTTGAAGCAGGACTCCGAAATGAATGTCATGATTACCAAGCTGCTTGAGGATAAAACGAACGTGACAGAAGACGAAGTAAAGCAAACTTTCGAAACGTATAAAGAGTCCTTCAGCACTCCTGAGCAGGTCCGGGCTTCTATCATATTGGTAGAGACCGAAGATGAGGCTAACGAGGTCATTCAGCAGTTGAAGAACGGCAAGGATTTTGCCGAGATTGCTAAGGACAAGTCGCTGGATACCTTCACCAAGGATTCGGGCGGGGATACAGGATTCTTTGAACGTGGACAAGTGGAGCCTGCCGTCGAGGAGGCCGCATTTAAGCTGCAGCAGGATGAAATCAGCGGCGCCGTTAAGACTGACGAGGGATACAAAGTCATTAAATTGACCGACCGTAAGGAAGCCAAAGAGGGTACGTTTGAAGAGAATAAAGAAGAGATTCGCAAGGGCTTGGTAGCGCAGCAAGTTCAGGAACTGTTCGGGGATTGGTATAATGAACTAGAGAGCCAAGCGAAGATCACTAATAAACTGACGGGTGCGGATACAGCGAACAGCGATAATTCCGCAAGCTAA
- a CDS encoding hydrolase/acyltransferase: MSLMRYVILQQGSDLRFVEMPADYAYQLSALNLRLNKEIDKLTAAQVPSLPQAIAECDQLDLLQESLQITSGLAYINELEAAFSAIQEENYPLISLLTEIRALQAQLEQWYEEEGQ, encoded by the coding sequence ATGTCCTTAATGAGATATGTCATTTTGCAGCAGGGCAGCGATTTGCGTTTTGTAGAAATGCCTGCGGATTACGCTTACCAGCTAAGCGCCCTCAATTTGCGCCTGAACAAAGAAATCGATAAGCTAACCGCGGCCCAGGTTCCATCTCTGCCGCAAGCGATTGCCGAATGCGACCAGCTTGATCTGCTGCAGGAATCGCTGCAAATTACAAGCGGCTTAGCCTACATCAATGAGCTTGAAGCTGCATTCTCCGCAATACAAGAAGAGAATTATCCCTTGATCTCTTTGCTTACGGAAATTCGCGCGCTGCAGGCCCAGCTAGAGCAATGGTACGAAGAAGAGGGCCAATAG
- the rph gene encoding ribonuclease PH, with protein sequence MRINGREANERRPLNLTVNINKYAEGSVYIEVGDTKVICTATVEEKVPMFMKGQGKGWVTAEYAMLPRATHSRNQRESARGKQSGRTMEIQRLIGRALRSIVDLQALGERSITIDCDVLQADGGTRTTSITGAFVALALAVNKIVQKHALPVFPITDYLASVSVGIVGQETLLDLNYDEDSKAKVDMNVVMTGQGQFVEVQGTGEENPFSREELNKMLELAEKGIREMIQIQREALGPIAMKIGSKQSGADI encoded by the coding sequence ATGAGAATAAACGGGCGTGAAGCAAACGAGCGGCGGCCATTGAACTTAACAGTAAATATTAACAAGTATGCAGAAGGATCCGTATACATCGAGGTTGGAGACACGAAGGTAATATGCACGGCTACCGTCGAAGAGAAGGTGCCGATGTTCATGAAAGGCCAGGGCAAAGGTTGGGTAACTGCAGAATACGCTATGCTTCCCCGGGCAACCCACTCCCGTAACCAGCGCGAATCGGCACGCGGCAAGCAAAGCGGACGGACAATGGAAATCCAGCGTTTGATCGGCAGAGCTCTGCGTTCCATCGTTGATTTGCAAGCCCTTGGCGAGCGGTCGATCACCATTGACTGCGATGTGCTGCAAGCCGATGGAGGAACACGTACCACGTCGATTACTGGTGCATTCGTTGCTCTGGCACTGGCAGTGAACAAGATCGTGCAGAAGCACGCTTTGCCAGTATTCCCCATCACCGATTATCTGGCTTCCGTCAGCGTCGGTATCGTCGGCCAGGAGACGCTGCTGGATCTTAATTACGACGAGGACTCCAAGGCCAAGGTGGATATGAATGTAGTTATGACGGGGCAAGGCCAGTTCGTCGAAGTGCAGGGGACCGGCGAAGAGAATCCATTTTCCCGGGAAGAACTGAATAAAATGCTCGAGCTTGCAGAGAAAGGCATCCGCGAAATGATTCAAATTCAGCGTGAAGCGCTCGGACCCATCGCCATGAAGATTGGAAGCAAGCAATCGGGAGCGGATATATGA
- a CDS encoding dipeptidase — MSYESYFQQHREQHLDELKQLLTIPSISALSEHKPDIARAAEWISSSLSSAGLENVEIIPTKGHPIIYADHLHAPGKPTVLVYGHYDVQPVDPLHLWETPPFEPTIRDGKLYARGATDDKGQLFLHIKAVEAILKEEKQLPVNIKFCIEGEEEIASPNLPPYLDEHKEKLAADVVLISDTALLEPGKPAICIGLRGLCSLEVTVHTANTDLHSGTFGGGVPNALHAIVSLLSSLHDDKGRVAVEGFYEGVPELTPAMREEFAKQPFNEDKLKADLGLDTLYGEEGYSFVERTGARPTLELNGVYGGFQGEGSKTVIPKEAHAKITCRLVGNQDPQDILDKIEAHLKQHVQPGAKLNIVQVEKARAFTINPANPMLQKAADAYERVYGTRALFTHDGGSIPIVETLSRVLNAPAVMMGFGLPDENLHAPNEHFNLENFDKGLLTIVDYLNSL, encoded by the coding sequence ATGAGCTATGAATCCTATTTTCAACAACACAGAGAACAGCATTTAGACGAACTTAAGCAATTGCTAACGATACCAAGCATTTCCGCCCTATCCGAGCATAAGCCGGATATAGCCAGGGCAGCAGAGTGGATTTCCAGCTCACTATCGAGCGCAGGACTGGAGAATGTGGAAATCATCCCAACCAAGGGACACCCGATTATTTACGCAGACCATCTGCATGCTCCAGGAAAACCAACCGTGCTCGTTTACGGGCACTATGACGTTCAACCGGTAGATCCGCTGCACTTATGGGAGACCCCTCCGTTCGAGCCAACGATCCGGGACGGCAAGCTGTATGCCCGCGGAGCAACAGACGATAAAGGCCAGCTGTTTCTGCACATCAAAGCTGTGGAGGCTATATTAAAGGAAGAGAAGCAGCTCCCGGTCAACATTAAGTTTTGCATTGAAGGCGAGGAGGAAATCGCCAGCCCTAACCTTCCGCCCTACTTGGATGAGCATAAGGAAAAGCTAGCGGCCGATGTCGTACTCATCTCCGATACGGCTCTGCTGGAGCCTGGCAAACCAGCGATCTGCATCGGGCTTCGCGGCCTTTGCTCCCTGGAAGTCACAGTGCACACCGCCAATACGGATCTGCACTCGGGAACCTTCGGAGGCGGCGTACCGAATGCGCTGCATGCGATAGTCTCCCTACTGTCCTCGCTGCATGACGACAAGGGTAGAGTAGCCGTGGAGGGCTTCTATGAAGGAGTGCCGGAGTTGACTCCTGCCATGCGTGAGGAATTTGCCAAGCAGCCATTCAACGAGGACAAATTAAAAGCCGACCTGGGTCTAGACACGCTCTATGGCGAGGAAGGCTATAGCTTCGTGGAACGGACCGGTGCCCGTCCAACGCTGGAATTGAATGGGGTATACGGCGGATTCCAAGGCGAAGGCTCCAAAACCGTCATTCCAAAGGAAGCTCACGCCAAAATTACGTGCCGTTTAGTCGGCAATCAGGATCCTCAGGATATTCTGGATAAAATCGAGGCGCACCTCAAGCAGCACGTACAGCCTGGCGCCAAGTTGAACATCGTCCAAGTCGAGAAAGCCCGGGCGTTCACTATCAATCCTGCGAATCCGATGCTGCAGAAAGCCGCGGACGCATACGAACGCGTATACGGCACCCGCGCCCTCTTTACGCACGACGGCGGCTCTATACCAATTGTCGAAACATTGTCGCGCGTCCTGAATGCCCCGGCCGTCATGATGGGCTTCGGGCTTCCCGACGAGAATCTCCATGCTCCCAACGAGCACTTCAATCTGGAGAATTTCGATAAAGGGCTGCTAACGATCGTAGACTATCTGAATTCGCTCTAG